The Coffea arabica cultivar ET-39 chromosome 1e, Coffea Arabica ET-39 HiFi, whole genome shotgun sequence genome has a window encoding:
- the LOC113711641 gene encoding gamma-interferon-responsive lysosomal thiol protein, with the protein MDARGRRHVPLRWPLLMLSLIISSSLISATSSDKVTLELYYETLCPYCANFIVNYLYKLFDTGLIEITDLKLIPYGNAKIRPNSTVVCQHGPYECLLNTIEACAIDVWPDVHAHFPFIYCVEKLIYDGKKTEWETCFLKLGLDEKPVTDCYESGRGKELNLRNAAVTGDLRPPHTYVPWVTVDGQPLYDDYIDFVSFICKAYKGSPVPAACSGLSAADVSEKGSLNIFTPVCYTGVTIKSLFSGITTAVASWVRGVTEAAALE; encoded by the exons ATGGACGCTCGAGGAAGAAGACATGTACCTCTTCGATGGCCTCTGCTAATGCTATCCTTGATCATCTCCTCTTCCTTAATCTCTGCTACTTCTTCTGATAAAGTTACCCTGGAGCTGTACTATGAGACCCTTTGTCCCTACTGCGCCAATTTCATCGTTAATTATCTGTACAAGCTTTTTGATACGGGACTCATCGAGATCACCGATCTCAAGCTCATCCCTTATGGCAACGCTAAAATCAGACCCAATTCCACCGTCGTTTGTCAG CATGGACCATATGAATGCTTACTGAACACCATAGAGGCGTGTGCAATCGATGTGTGGCCAGATGTG CATGCACATTTTCCCTTCATCTATTGCGTAGAAAAACTAATATACGATGGGAAGAAAACTGAGTGGGAGACGTGCTTTTTGAAGTTGGGTTTGGATGAAAAGCCTGTCACTGATTGCTATGAAAGTGGACGTGGAAAAGAG CTTAATCTAAGAAATGCAGCAGTGACAGGTGACCTGCGACCTCCTCACACATACGTGCCTTGGGTAACTGTGGATGGACAGCCGCTTTATGAT GACTACATAGACTTCGTAAGCTTCATCTGCAAGGCTTACAAAGGAAGTCCAGTGCCTGCTGCTTGCAGTGGATTGTCTGCAGCTGACGTTAGCGAAAAGGGAAGTTTGAACATTTTCACTCCGGTCTGCTATACAGGGGTGACAATTAAGTCGTTATTTTCCGGCATAACAACAGCTGTAGCATCATGGGTGCGGGGTGTTACAGAGGCGGCAGCTTTGGAATAG